One Streptomyces fagopyri DNA window includes the following coding sequences:
- a CDS encoding DUF1232 domain-containing protein — protein sequence MDSTAWTVIVVVAVLGAVALAVAIVLLTRLVRARRDLRRAGLPTGSRWVFWGAVAYLLLPTDLLPDPIYLDDIGVLLLALRSLRRPELLDADESGNPPARTGR from the coding sequence ATGGATTCCACGGCATGGACAGTGATCGTCGTCGTCGCGGTCCTGGGTGCCGTCGCGCTCGCGGTGGCGATCGTGCTCCTGACCCGGCTCGTACGGGCGCGACGCGATCTGCGGCGTGCCGGACTCCCCACCGGCTCCCGCTGGGTCTTCTGGGGCGCCGTCGCCTATCTGCTGCTGCCGACCGACCTGCTGCCCGACCCGATCTACCTGGACGACATCGGCGTACTCCTGCTGGCCCTGCGCTCGTTGCGCCGCCCGGAGCTGCTCGACGCCGACGAATCCGGGAACCCTCCCGCGCGCACCGGACGTTGA
- a CDS encoding MBL fold metallo-hydrolase: protein MDAQRPRAVETGAARRTAAAPALDVRWIHGSPSAKHNTDPDLQVHAYDADTVILRQNMAVDHEAPFLLLLFGEARAVLIDTGATASPAHSPLRRVVDALMRDRSATRAPRDDYELLVLHTHPHGDHVAGDGQFDDRPGTRVVGAALDEAWAFFGFDRDPDGVARVDLGGRVLECLATPGHHAASVTYFDPWTGFLLTGDTVYPGRLYIEDWAAFTRTVDRLIGFCADRPVTHVLGCHIEMTRRPGQDYPVRTTYQPDEPPLQMTTDQLRDIRAAIRSVGDRPGRHAFDDFVLCRLDLPGSAPDGA, encoded by the coding sequence GTGGACGCACAGAGGCCCAGGGCCGTGGAGACCGGCGCGGCAAGACGGACCGCCGCGGCACCGGCTCTCGATGTCCGGTGGATCCACGGATCGCCGTCGGCCAAGCACAACACGGACCCGGACCTCCAGGTGCACGCCTACGACGCGGACACGGTGATCCTGCGGCAGAACATGGCCGTCGACCACGAGGCGCCCTTCCTGCTCCTGCTGTTCGGCGAGGCGCGGGCCGTGCTCATCGACACGGGTGCCACGGCCTCGCCCGCGCACTCTCCCCTGCGGCGGGTGGTGGACGCGCTGATGCGGGACCGGTCGGCCACGCGTGCTCCCCGGGACGACTACGAACTGCTGGTGCTGCACACCCACCCGCACGGCGACCACGTCGCGGGGGACGGGCAGTTCGATGACCGCCCCGGCACCCGGGTGGTGGGCGCGGCCCTCGACGAGGCGTGGGCGTTCTTCGGGTTCGACCGGGACCCGGACGGCGTCGCCCGCGTCGACCTCGGCGGCCGGGTCCTGGAGTGTCTGGCCACCCCCGGGCACCACGCGGCCTCGGTGACGTACTTCGACCCCTGGACCGGTTTCCTCCTCACCGGCGACACCGTCTACCCCGGCCGGCTCTACATCGAGGACTGGGCGGCCTTCACCCGCACCGTCGACCGCCTGATCGGTTTCTGCGCCGACCGGCCGGTCACCCATGTGCTGGGCTGTCACATCGAGATGACCCGGCGACCGGGCCAGGACTATCCCGTGCGTACCACCTACCAGCCCGACGAACCGCCCCTGCAGATGACGACGGATCAACTGCGCGACATCCGCGCCGCCATCCGCAGCGTCGGCGACCGGCCGGGCCGGCATGCCTTCGACGACTTCGTCCTCTGCCGCCTTGACCTGCCCGGGAGCGCACCGGACGGCGCGTAG